The Streptomyces sp. NBC_00162 sequence GGGCGGTGGCCGTCACCCGGTCGCCCTCCACCAGGTGCAGGGTGTCGAACCGCTCGCACAGCTCGCCCGCCTTCGCGTGGCGGAACCAGACCCGGTCGCCGATCAGCAGATCGTCGGCCGGGCTGCCGAGCAGCGGGGTCTGCACCTCGCCGGCTCCCTCCTGCGGGTCGTAGCGCAGCCCCTGGGGCAGGTACGGGACCGGCAGCCGGTCCGCGCCGGGCGCACCCGAGGCGGGATACCCGCCGCCGAGCACGGTCACCACACCCACCCCGGGCCTGCGCACCACCGGCTGGGCGAACAGGGCCGCCGGCCGCCCGCTGAACGAGGTGTAGTTGTCGAACAGCCGCGGCACGTAGAGCCCCGACCCGGCGGCGATCTCCGTCACGGCCTCCTCGGCGGCCGTCTCCGACACGCTGCCCGTCCCGCCGCCGTTGACGAACTCCAGGTCCGGCACCACCGCCCGCACGGCCCGCACCACCTCGGCGCGCCGTGCCGCCAGCTCCTTGCGGGCCGCGCTCTGCATGAGCCGGATCGCCCGCGACCGCACCGGCCGCCCGGCCAGTGCGTCCCCGACCCCGGCGACGTGGCCCTCGTACGCCATCAGCCCGACCACCCGGAACCCGGGCCGGGCACTGACGCCACGGGCCAGCGCGGCGAGCTGCCCGGGATCGCGCAGTGGCGACCGGCGCGCCCCGACCCGCACCCGCCCGCCGAACAGGTGCAGCGCGGTGTCCAGTTCCAGGCAGACCCGGACCTCCTGCGTGCCGCCGTCCCGCGACCGGTCGATGAGCTCCAGCTGCGCCACGTCGTCCACCATGACGGTGACGGCGGCGGCCAGCTTGGGATCGCCCGCCAGCTCGGCGAATCCGCCGCGGTCGGCGGACGGATAGGCGAGCAGCACGTCCTCGAACCCCGACCGGGCCAGCCACAGCGACTCGGCGAGGGTGTACGACATGATCCCGGCGAACCCGGGCCGGGCCAGGACCCGTTCGAGGAGCGCGCGGCACCGGACGGACTTGCTGGCCACCCGGACGGGCTTCCCGCCGGCCCGGCGCACGAGGTCGTCGGCGTTGGCGTCGAACGCGTCGAGGTCCACGATGGCCAGCGGCGCGTCCAGGTGCGCGGTCGCCCGGTCGTACCGGGCGCGATCGGCGGCGGGGGAGTTCATGGCGGGAGCTTGCCAGACGCGTCTACCGATGGGTAGGGGGTCGCAGCGCCCCGCTCGGGCCCGGGCCCCTGCCCCCTCGGGCCCCCTTCCGGCCCGGAGGACCGTAGAGTACGGGCAGGCAGCCGTACGGAACGGGGGGCGGAGCCGCCGGATGACCACGACGACACCGCGGACCGCGGTCCTGGGCGAGCCCGACCCGCCCCCGGAGCCGGCCCGGACCCCGCCGCCCCTCCCCGCGCAGCCGCGCCGCCGCCCGGGACGGGTCCTCGCCGCCGTGCTGTGCACCCTTCTCGGCATCGGGCTCATCGGCGGTGCCGGAGCCGACGCCTGGCTCGAACACCGCGCCGCGCACCGCCCGTTGCCCGCCGACGCCGCCTACCGCAAGGCCGAGTCGCTGTGGCGCTCCGCCCCCGTGGACACCCTCTTCCCGCCGGTGCTCGCGGGCCCCTCGGCCGGCCCCGGCGGCTCGAACCGGATCTGGACCCGGATAGCGCTCGCACCGGACGCCGACTGCCCGGCCGCCCTCGCCGCCGACTGGCAGAACCTGCTGGCCGCCACCGGCTGCACCCGCGTGCTGCGCGCCACCTACACCGACGCTACCCGCAGCTTCCTGATCACCGTCGGGATGGTCTTCACCCCGGCCGACGCCCCCGCGATGACCGCCCTCACCGGCCGGCTCACCGCGCCGCTCGCGTACGGATTCGCCGACTCCCAGCGCGCCGCCTGGACCGCGTCCGTCATCGACAAGGCCCCCGCTGTCGTCTACACCGTCTCCGCCTTCGCCGACGGCCGCCCGCTGGACGCGCCCCGCCCCGCGGAGGACGCGATGAAGAAGGACGCCACCGGAGCCGTCGCCCAGGCGGGCCTCGGCCACGAGGCCAAGGCCGTCGCCGACCGCATCGGCAACGGCCTCGCCGTCTTGGCCGCCCCGCCCGTCACTCCCGCCCCGGAGGCCTCCCGGTGAAGCCCCGTCGGGCGCTCGTGCGAGGCGCCGCCGCCCTCGCCGTCGCCGCCGTCCTGACGGCCGTCACCGCGGCCCCCGCAGCCGCCGACACCATCCGCGACCGCCAGTGGGGACTGCTGGCCCTGCGCGCCGAAGAGGCCTGGGGCACCACCCGCGGCGACGGCGTGACCGTCGCCGTCCTGGACACCGGCGTGGACGACTCCCACCCCGACCTCGCCGGACGGGTCCTCGAGGGCCACGACCTCATCGGCATGGGCGCCGGCCGCGGCGACCGCTCCTGGGCCCGTCACGGCACCGCCATGGCGAGCATCATCGCCGGGCACGGCCACGGCTCCGGCCAGGGGGTCCTCGGCATCGCCCCGCAGGCCAAGATCCTGCCCATCCGGGTGATCCTGGAGGAGGGCGACCCGGGCCGCGCCCAGGCCCGCGACAGCAAGGGCGGCGCCCTCGCCGACGGAATCCGCTGGGCCGCCGACCACGGCGCCGACGTGATCAACCTTTCCCTCGGCGACGACAGCGACTCCGCCCACCACGAGGCGGGGGAGGACGAGGCCGTCCAGTACGCCCTCACCAAGGGTGTGGTCGTCGTCGCCTCCGCGGGCAACGGCGGCGAGAGCGGCGACCGCGTCTCCTACCCGGCCGCCTACCCCGGGGTCATCGCCGTCACGGCCGTCGACCGGCGCGGCAAGAAGGCCAAGTTCTCCACCCGCAACTGGTACGCCACCGTCAGCGCCCCCGGCGTCGACGTGGTCATCGCCGATCCCGACCGCTCGTACTACGAGGGGTGGGGCACCAGCGCCGCGGCGGCCTTCGTCTCCGGCGCCGCGGCCCTCGTCAAGGCCGCCCACCCGGACCTCTCCCCGGCCCAGATCAAGAAGCTGCTGGAGGACACCGCCTCCGACAGCCCGGCCGGCGGCCGCGACGACGCCCGCGGCCACGGGATGGCGGACCCCGCCGCCGCCCTCCAGGTCGCGGAGGCCATGCAGCCGGAGGCACCGGTCCCCGCGCCCGCCGCGGCCGGACAGCAGTACTTCGGCCCCGGCCCCGACCCGGCCCGCCCGCCCGAGCGCGAGGCACGCCTCGGCGCCCCGGAGGCCGCGGCCGCCGGCGCCGTGCTGCTGGTGCTGGCCGCCGTACTGGCCCGGCGCCCGCGGCGGGTGACCCGGCACAGTAGGGTCGGGTAACTGTGGCGAACATGGCGAACAAGAACATTCCCGACCCGGGCTTCTCCGACGACGACGGCTCGGCCGACCCCCGGCTGAGTGCGGCCCTGGCCGCCTGGGCCGAGGACCGCTCGCACGAGCCGGAGGTGCTGGCGGCCCTGAAGGACGCCCGCCTGCTGGTCCCGGTCGTCGCCGTCCTCGGCGAGGTGGAGACCGACCCGGAGACCGGCCTCAAGCGCGAGAAGACCAGCGACATGGCCGTCCCGACCCTGCGCGCGGGCGACCGGCGGGCGCTGCCCGCCTTCACCTCGATCGCCTCGCTCGCGCTCTGGGACCCGGCGGCCCGGCCGGTGGCGGTCCCGCTGCACCAGGCGCTGGCGGCCGCCGCGCACGAGAAGGCCGACACCGTGGTCCTGGACCTGGCCGGCCCGGTCACCTACCAGCTGACCGGCTCCGCGCTGCTCGCGCTGGCCGAGGGCCGTACGCACGCGGGGCCGCTGGCCGATCCCGCCGTACGGGAGGCCGTACGGGCCGCCGTGGCGGCGGAGGAGGGCGTACTGCGCGCCTACCTCGGCCCCGGCGGCGCGGACTCCGACGGCACCCTCGCGATCGTGCCGGCCGAGGCCGGCCAGGCGCAGCAGGCGGCCCGCCGGGTCGCCGAGGCCCTGGCGGCGGACGAGACCCTGCGGGCCCGGCTGGTGCGCGGCCTGGACCTGGCGCTGCTGCCGCCGGACGCCCCGGCCCCGCCCGGCGAGGCGCTGTTCAGCCGCTGAACGACGAAGGGGCGGGGTTTCCGGGAACGATCCCGGAAACCCCGCCCCTCGGCGTACGGCGCCGACTCAGCCGAAGACGGGACCCGTGAACTTCTCGCCCGGCCCCTGGCCCGGCTCGTCCGGGACGATCGAGGCCTCGCGGAAGGCGAGCTGGAGCGACTTCAGGCCGTCCCGCAGCGGGGCTGCGTGGAAGGAGCTGATCTCGGTGGCGCTCGCGGTGACCAGGCCGGCCAGGGCCGTGATCAGCTTGCGGGCCTCGTCGAGGTCCTTGTGCTCGGAGTCGGGCTTGTCCAGGCCCAGGTTGACCGCCGCGGCGCTCAGCAGGTGCACGGCCACCGTGGTGATCACCTCGACGGCGGGGACGTCCGCGATGTCGCGGGTCATGGCGTCGTAGTCGGGTGATTCGGGTGCGGTGCCGGCAGCGGTGTCGGCGGGGAGGGTCGCGTCAGTCATGCTTCCCACGATAAGCCGGGCGCCGGACGCCCCCGACCGGAGCACCGGGTGAGCGGCTCTGGCGCGGAATGCTATATTGGGCTACGACCGGCCGGAGACTTATGTCCCCGGCCCACAAGTGGAGGCTCCGATCTCCCACCTGACCACCCTCCGGGGCGGCGGGTCACCGGTCAGGCGGCATCCATCGTTCCGTACGGACGATGGAAAGCTGCCCGAGTATGCGCCCCGCGGCTCGCACGCGTCGGTGCTCCGGTTGTTTTGGAGCCCCTGCCTGTGCCCGGCGGGGCTTTTTTCATTCTCCCGCTGCGGTCGGTCTGACGGAAATACACGTCAGCGGCTGTCTGCCAGGCAGCCGTGTGGTGCTACCGAGGAGGATCCATCAGCACCGAGCCCCGCATCAACGACCGGATTCGCGTTCCCGAGGTACGACTCGTCGGTCCCAGCGGCGAGCAGGTCGGCATCGTGCCGCTTGCCAAGGCGCTTGAGCTCGCGCAGGAGTACGACCTCGACCTGGTCGAGGTCGCGGCGTCCGCACGCCCGCCGGTCTGCAAGCTCATGGACTACGGCAAGTTCAAGTACGAGTCGGCCATGAAGGCCCGTGAGGCGCGCAAGAACCAGGCGCACACGGTCATCAAGGAAATGAAGCTCCGGCCGAAGATCGACCCGCACGACTATGACACCAAGAAGGGTCACGTCGTTCGGTTCCTCAAGCAGGGCGACAAGGTCAAGATCACGATCATGTTCCGTGGTCGCGAGCAGTCCAGGCCGGAACTCGGCTACCGACTGCTGCAGCGTCTCGCTTCGGACGTCGAGGACCTCGGGTTCATCGAGTCGAACCCGAAGCAGGACGGCCGAAACATGATCATGGTTCTCGGTCCGCACAAGAAGAAGACCGAGGCGATGGCCGAAGCCCGCGAGGCGCAGGCCGCCCGCAAGGCCGAGCGCCAGGGTGTTGCCCTCGCCGACGACGAGGCTCCTTCCGAGGAGACCGTCGAGGTGGAGGCCACTGAGGTCACCGAGGTCGAGGTCACCGAGGCTGCCGCCGAAGAGGCGCCCGCCCAGGAGCCGAACACCGAGGCCTGATTCCGAGGCAGCCCGTCTCGGATCACCGACACAACATGACGCTCCCGTGAGCCGGTCCATCATCGGACCGGTGGGAGCGCCACCGACGAGGAGATAACGGCGCTATGCCGAAGAACAAGACGCACAGCGGTTCCAAGAAGCGCTTCAAGATCACCGGCTCCGGCAAGGTGCTCCGTGAGCGCGCCGGCAAGCGCCACCTGCTCGAGCACAAGTCGTCCCGTGTCACCCGCCGCCTGACCGGCACCGCGGAGATGGCCCCCGGCGACGCCGCGAAGATCAAGAAGCTTCTCGGCAAGTGACGTCCTCCGCTCCCCTGGCGGGAGCGGGACGTCAAGACCGGGACCCCATCGAATTCGGGCCGTGTGAAGACAACCACGGCCCCGCTACAAGGAGTTAAAAAGTGGCACGCGTCAAGCGGGCAGTAAACGCCCACAAGAAGCGCCGGGCAATCCTCGAGGCGGCCTCCGGCTACCGCGGTCAGCGTTCGCGCCTGTACCGCAAGGCCAAGGAGCAGGTCACCCACTCGCTGGTCTACAACTTCAACGACCGCAAGAAGCGCAAGGGCGACTTCCGTCAGCTGTGGATCCAGCGCATCAACGCTGCTGCCCGCCAGAACGGCATGACGTACAACCGCCTCATCCAGGGTCTGAAGGCCGCCAACATCGAGGTGGACCGCAAGATCCTCGCCGAGCTGGCCGTCAATGACGCCAACGCGTTCGCCGCGCTGGTCGAGGTCGCGCAGAAGGCCCTCCCGGCCGACGTCAACGCCCCCAAGGCCGCTGCCTAAGGGCTAGCCGGCCGCTTCACGCGGTCGGCCCCCACGGACCCGCAGGCGACTCGCCTGCGGGTCCGTGTGCTTTCCCCCAGCCCCGGAACCCCGAGAAAGAACCGCAGACACCATGGGTCACCCCGACGAGCTGATCTCCCCCCGATCCCCGCGGGTGGCCGCCGCCAGGCGACTGGCCCGGCGCAACTTCCGCACCAAGGAGCGCCGGTTCATCGCCGAAGGCCCGCAGGCGGTCCGTGAGGCCGTCGAGCACCGCGGGGCCGAGGGGACGTCGACCCTGATCGAGCTGTTCGCCACCGTCGAGGCCGCCGAGCGCTACGCCGAGATCATCCACGCCGCACTGGACGCCGGCGCCCGGGTGCACTACGCCTCCGACGAGGTGCTCGCCGAGGTCTCGCAGACCGTCACCCCGCAGGGCCTCGTCGGCGTCTGCCACTTCCTCGACTCGCCCTTCGAGGACATCCTGGCGGCCCGGCCCAAGCTGGTCGCCGTCCTCGCGCACGTCCGCGACCCCGGCAACGCCGGCACGGTGCTGCGCTGCGCGGACGCCGCCGGAGCCGATGCCGTCGTCCTGACCGACGCCTCGGTGGACCTGTACAACCCCAAGTCCGTACGGGCCTCCGTGGGCTCCCTCTTCCACCTCCCGGTCGCGGTCGGCGTCCCGGTGGAGCAGGCCGTCGCGGGGCTGCGCGCGGCGGGCGTACGGATCCTGGCGGCCGACGGTGCCGGCGAGGACGACCTCGACGCCGAGCTGGACGCGGGCACCATGGGCGGGCCCTCGGCCTGGGTGTTCGGCAACGAGGCCTGGGGTCTGCCCGAGGAGACCCGGGCCCTCGCGGACGCCGTCGTACGGGTCCCGATCCACGGCAAGGCGGAGAGCCTGAACCTCGCGACGGCCGCCGCCGTGTGCCTCTACGCCTCCGCGCGTGCACAGCGGGCGCCCGGAGGGTGCCGCTCCGTGACCCCCAGCTAGTAATGTGGCGGCCCGGGGGGCCCACTGCGCTACTCGGAGATGTGGGGTACGGGGACATGACCGTCGGTACGAACAGCTCACCGGTGGCCGCCGGAGCCAGGGCCAGGGCCGAGGCCGAGGAGCGGCCCGGCCCGGCCGGCGGCACGCCGGTGGCCGAAGCCCCGCAGGCCCCCGCGAGCCGCCGCCCCGACGGGCTGTGCGGCGTGCCGCCACAGGCGGCTGGCCCGGGCCTCGCGGCCCGTCGGCCGGGCCAGGCCGAGGCCGCCGTCGGGACCGGCTTCGGGATCGATCCGGACGACCTGCCCGACGGGCTCGTCGTCGCCGACGACACCGGGCGGGTGATCTGCTTCAACTCCGCCGCCGCACGGATCACCGCACTGGCGCCGGACCAGGCGCTCGGCAACCGCATCGACCGCGCGCTGCCCCTCGAGGACCTCGAAGGCCGCCGCTGGTGGGCGCTGACCGACCCGTACGGGGGCCTCGCCACCCGCCGCGGGCAGCCCGAGCGGAACCTGCTGCTCCCCGGCGGCCGCGAGGTGCTGGTCTCCGCCCGCTACGTCCGTACCCACCCCACCGGCCCGCTGCGCAGCCTCGTCGTCACCCTGCGCGGCACCGAGGCCCGCCGCCGCACCGAGCGCAGCCACGCCGAGCTGATCGCCACCGTCGCCCACGAGCTGCGCTCCCCGCTGACCTCCGTCAAGGGGTTCACCGCGACCCTGCTCGCCAAGTGGGAGCGGTTCACCGACGACCAGAAGCGGCTGATGCTGGAGACCGTCGACGCCGACGCCAACCGCGTCACCCGCCTCATCGCCGAGCTCCTCGACATCTCCCGCATCGACTCCGGCCGGCTGGAGGTCCGCCGCCAGCCGGTCGACATGGCCACCGCCGTCGGCCGCCACGTCCAGGCACTCACCGCGAACGGCCAGGCCCCCGAGCGGTTCCTCGTACGGGTCAGCCGCCCCCTCCCCGATCTGTGGGCCGATCCGGACAAGATCGACCAGATCCTCGGCAACCTCCTCGAAAATGCGGTGCGCCACGGAGAGGGAACGGTCACCATCGACGTATCGCCGCATGAGAAGGGAACCGCCGTCACCGTGACCGACGAAGGCCCCGGGATCCCCGAGGAGTCGATGAAGCGTGTGTTCACCCGCTTCTGGCGGGGGAGCAAGCGCGGCGGCACCGGCCTGGGCCTGTACATCGTCAAGGGCATCGTGGAGGCCCACGGCGGCACCATCACGGTCGGCCGCGGCCCCGGCGGCGGCGCCGAGTTCCGATTTATCCTGCCCGTGAGCGCCCCGGCCTACCTCACGCAGTAGCACTGCGGAGCGTCTCGCCAGGCGGCCCACGGGCTCCTTCACCCCCAGCGACCTTTAGACTCGTCCTTTGGCACCTTTGTGTCTCTGTGTCGATCGGTCTGATCGTGCCGTACGGGGACCACCAGCCAGCCATCGGAAGTACGGGAAGAGATGTCGGCACCGAACAAGTCGTACGACCCTGTCGAGGTCGAGGCACTGAAACCGGAAGAGATCGAGCGCATGCGGGACGAGGCGCTCGCCGCCTTCGCGTCCGCCGGCGACCTCGACGCGCTGCGTGAGGCGAAGACCGCGCACATGGGCGACCGCTCGCCCCTGGCGCTCGCCAACCGCGAGATCGGCGCGCTGCCCCCGCAGGCCAAGGCCACCGCGGGCAAGCTCGTGGGCCAGGCCCGCGGCGCCGTGAACAAGGCCTTCGGGGCCCGCACGGTCGCGCTCGAAGCCGAGCGGGACGAGCGGGTGCTGGTCGAGGAGGCGGTGGACGTCACGCTGCCCTACGACCGCGTTCCCGCCGGCGCCCGGCACCCCCTGACCACGCTGATGGACCGCATCGCGGACATCTTCGTGGCCATGGGGTACGAGGTCGCCGAGGGGCCCGAGGTCGAGGCGGAGTGGTTCAACTTCGACGCCCTCAACTTCACGCCCGACCACCCGGCGCGCCAGATGCAGGACACCTTCTTCGTCCAGGGGCCCGAGGGCACCGAGGGCGACGAGTCCGGCGTCGTGCTGCGCACCCACACCTCCCCGGTGCAGGCGCGCTCGCTGCTGGAGCGCAAGCCCCCCGTCTACATCGTCTGCCCGGGCCGGGTGTACCGCACCGACGAGCTCGACGCGACGCACACCCCGGTCTTCCACCAGGTCGAGCTGCTGGCCGTGGACGAGGGCCTGACCATGGCCGACCTCAAGGGCACCATGGACCACATGGTCCAGGAGCTGTTCGGCGAGGGCACCACCACGCGCCTGCGTCCGCACTTCTTCCCCTTCACCGAGCCGTCCGCCGAGATGGACATGCAGTGCTACGTGTGCCGCGGCGAGTCGGTGGGCAACCCCGACCGCCCGTGCCGTACCTGCTCCAGCGAGGGCTGGATCGAGCTCGGCGGCTGCGGCATGGTCAACCCCAAGGTGCTCATCGCCTGCGGCGTGGACCCCGAGAAGTACAGCGGGTTCGCCTTCGGGTTCGGCATCGAGCGGATGCTGATGTTCCGCCACAACGTAGAAGACATGCGAGACATGGTCGAGGGTGACGTCCGTTTCACCCGGCCGTTCGGGAGTGAGATCTGATGCGCGTCCCGCTTTCCTGGCTGCGGGAGTACGTCGACCTCCCCGCAGGTGAGACCGGTCGCGACGTGGCGGCCAAGCTCGTCGACGCCGGCCTCGAGGTCGAGACCGTCGAGCAGCTCGGCGGCGGCCTCAAGGGCCCCCTCGTCGTCGGCAAGGTGCTGACCATCGAGGAGCTCGAGGGCTTCCGCAAGCCGATCCGCTTCTGCACGGTCGACGTCGGCCAGGCCAACGGCACCGGCGAACCGCAGGAGATCGTCTGCGGCGCCCGGAACTTCTCCGTCGGTGACAAGGTCGTCGTGGTCCTGCCCGGCGCGGTGCTGCCCGGCGACTTCGCGATCGCCGCGCGCAAGACGTACGGCCGCACCTCGCACGGCATGATCTGCTCCGGCGACGAGCTGGGCATGGGCGACGACGGCACGCACGGCATCATCGTGCTGCCGCACGAGCACGAGGTCGGCACCGACGCGATCGAGCTGCTCGAGCTCGTCGACGAGGTCCTCGACATCGACATCACCCCGGACCGCGGCTACTGCATGTCCATGCGCGGCGTCGCCCGCGAGGCGGCGACCGCCTACGGCCTGCCGCTGCGCGACCCCGCGCTGCTCGACGTCCCGGTGCCGAACTCGTACGGCTACCCGGTCAAGGTCGACGACCCGGCCGGCTGCGACCGCTTCACCGCCCGTACGGTGACCGGCCTCGACCCCGAGGCGCGCTCCCCGATCTGGCTGACCCGCCGCCTGCAGAAGGCGGGCATGCGCCCGATCTCGCTCGCCGTCGACATCACCAACTACGTGATGCTCGAGCTCGGCCAGCCGCTGCACGCCTACGACCGCTCCAGCATCGACGGCACCATCGGTGTCCGCCGCGCCGAGCAGGGCGAGAAGTTCACCACCCTCGACGGGGTCAAGCGCACGCTCGACGCCGAAGACCTGGTGATCACCGACAACAGCGGGCCGATCGGCCTCGCCGGTGTCATGGGCGGCGCCAACACCGAGATCGCCGACTCCGTGACCGACCCCGAGACGGGCCAGGTCACGGGGACCACGGACGTGGTCATCGAGGCCGCGCACTTCGACTCCGTGTCGATCTCGCGCACCGCCCGCCGCCTGAAGCTCTCCTCCGAGGCCTCCAAGCGCTTCGAGCGGGGCGTCGACCCGCTGGCCGCCGCCGCGGCCGCGCAGCGGACCGTCGACCTGCTCGTGCTCCTCGCGGGCGGCACCGCCGAGGCCGGCGTCACCGAGTTCCTCGCCCCGGGCGCCCCGCGCACCATCGCGATGGGCGCGGACCACCCGGACCGGGTCGCGGGCATGGACTACGGCCGCGAGACCGTCGTACGCCGCCTCCAGGAGATCGGCTGCGACGTCTACGGCCAGGACGAGCTCGTCGTGACCGTCCCCTCGTGGCGGCCCGACCTCGCCGAGCCCAACGACCTCGCCGAAGAGGTCATCCGGCTCGAGGGCTACGGGAACCTCCCGTCGACCCTTCCCCAGGTGCCCTCCGGCCGCGGTCTCACCCCCAGGCAGCAGCTGCACCGCCGGGTCGGCCGCGCGCTGGCCGGCGCCGGCTACGTGGAGGCGCTGAGCTACCCGTTCCTCGGCGAGCCGGTCTTCGACCAGCTCCAGCTCCCCGCGCACGACGCCGCCCGCCAGGTCGTCAAGCTGGTCAACCCGATCTCCGACGAGGAGCCGGCGCTGCGCACCACGCTGCTGCCGGGTCTGCTCGGCGCGCTGCGCCGCAACGACAGCCGGGGCAGCCACGACCTCGCGCTCTTCGAGACCGGTTCGGTCTTCCTGGCCGGCCCGCGGCCCGGTGTGGCCGTACGGCTGCCCGTCGACCGC is a genomic window containing:
- a CDS encoding amino acid deaminase/aldolase, with the translated sequence MNSPAADRARYDRATAHLDAPLAIVDLDAFDANADDLVRRAGGKPVRVASKSVRCRALLERVLARPGFAGIMSYTLAESLWLARSGFEDVLLAYPSADRGGFAELAGDPKLAAAVTVMVDDVAQLELIDRSRDGGTQEVRVCLELDTALHLFGGRVRVGARRSPLRDPGQLAALARGVSARPGFRVVGLMAYEGHVAGVGDALAGRPVRSRAIRLMQSAARKELAARRAEVVRAVRAVVPDLEFVNGGGTGSVSETAAEEAVTEIAAGSGLYVPRLFDNYTSFSGRPAALFAQPVVRRPGVGVVTVLGGGYPASGAPGADRLPVPYLPQGLRYDPQEGAGEVQTPLLGSPADDLLIGDRVWFRHAKAGELCERFDTLHLVEGDRVTATAPTYRGEGRTFL
- the mycP gene encoding type VII secretion-associated serine protease mycosin, which codes for MKPRRALVRGAAALAVAAVLTAVTAAPAAADTIRDRQWGLLALRAEEAWGTTRGDGVTVAVLDTGVDDSHPDLAGRVLEGHDLIGMGAGRGDRSWARHGTAMASIIAGHGHGSGQGVLGIAPQAKILPIRVILEEGDPGRAQARDSKGGALADGIRWAADHGADVINLSLGDDSDSAHHEAGEDEAVQYALTKGVVVVASAGNGGESGDRVSYPAAYPGVIAVTAVDRRGKKAKFSTRNWYATVSAPGVDVVIADPDRSYYEGWGTSAAAAFVSGAAALVKAAHPDLSPAQIKKLLEDTASDSPAGGRDDARGHGMADPAAALQVAEAMQPEAPVPAPAAAGQQYFGPGPDPARPPEREARLGAPEAAAAGAVLLVLAAVLARRPRRVTRHSRVG
- a CDS encoding SseB family protein, whose protein sequence is MANKNIPDPGFSDDDGSADPRLSAALAAWAEDRSHEPEVLAALKDARLLVPVVAVLGEVETDPETGLKREKTSDMAVPTLRAGDRRALPAFTSIASLALWDPAARPVAVPLHQALAAAAHEKADTVVLDLAGPVTYQLTGSALLALAEGRTHAGPLADPAVREAVRAAVAAEEGVLRAYLGPGGADSDGTLAIVPAEAGQAQQAARRVAEALAADETLRARLVRGLDLALLPPDAPAPPGEALFSR
- a CDS encoding DUF1844 domain-containing protein, with the protein product MTDATLPADTAAGTAPESPDYDAMTRDIADVPAVEVITTVAVHLLSAAAVNLGLDKPDSEHKDLDEARKLITALAGLVTASATEISSFHAAPLRDGLKSLQLAFREASIVPDEPGQGPGEKFTGPVFG
- the infC gene encoding translation initiation factor IF-3; this encodes MWCYRGGSISTEPRINDRIRVPEVRLVGPSGEQVGIVPLAKALELAQEYDLDLVEVAASARPPVCKLMDYGKFKYESAMKAREARKNQAHTVIKEMKLRPKIDPHDYDTKKGHVVRFLKQGDKVKITIMFRGREQSRPELGYRLLQRLASDVEDLGFIESNPKQDGRNMIMVLGPHKKKTEAMAEAREAQAARKAERQGVALADDEAPSEETVEVEATEVTEVEVTEAAAEEAPAQEPNTEA
- the rpmI gene encoding 50S ribosomal protein L35, with product MPKNKTHSGSKKRFKITGSGKVLRERAGKRHLLEHKSSRVTRRLTGTAEMAPGDAAKIKKLLGK
- the rplT gene encoding 50S ribosomal protein L20, with the protein product MARVKRAVNAHKKRRAILEAASGYRGQRSRLYRKAKEQVTHSLVYNFNDRKKRKGDFRQLWIQRINAAARQNGMTYNRLIQGLKAANIEVDRKILAELAVNDANAFAALVEVAQKALPADVNAPKAAA
- a CDS encoding TrmH family RNA methyltransferase is translated as MGHPDELISPRSPRVAAARRLARRNFRTKERRFIAEGPQAVREAVEHRGAEGTSTLIELFATVEAAERYAEIIHAALDAGARVHYASDEVLAEVSQTVTPQGLVGVCHFLDSPFEDILAARPKLVAVLAHVRDPGNAGTVLRCADAAGADAVVLTDASVDLYNPKSVRASVGSLFHLPVAVGVPVEQAVAGLRAAGVRILAADGAGEDDLDAELDAGTMGGPSAWVFGNEAWGLPEETRALADAVVRVPIHGKAESLNLATAAAVCLYASARAQRAPGGCRSVTPS
- a CDS encoding sensor histidine kinase, whose translation is MTVGTNSSPVAAGARARAEAEERPGPAGGTPVAEAPQAPASRRPDGLCGVPPQAAGPGLAARRPGQAEAAVGTGFGIDPDDLPDGLVVADDTGRVICFNSAAARITALAPDQALGNRIDRALPLEDLEGRRWWALTDPYGGLATRRGQPERNLLLPGGREVLVSARYVRTHPTGPLRSLVVTLRGTEARRRTERSHAELIATVAHELRSPLTSVKGFTATLLAKWERFTDDQKRLMLETVDADANRVTRLIAELLDISRIDSGRLEVRRQPVDMATAVGRHVQALTANGQAPERFLVRVSRPLPDLWADPDKIDQILGNLLENAVRHGEGTVTIDVSPHEKGTAVTVTDEGPGIPEESMKRVFTRFWRGSKRGGTGLGLYIVKGIVEAHGGTITVGRGPGGGAEFRFILPVSAPAYLTQ
- the pheS gene encoding phenylalanine--tRNA ligase subunit alpha → MSAPNKSYDPVEVEALKPEEIERMRDEALAAFASAGDLDALREAKTAHMGDRSPLALANREIGALPPQAKATAGKLVGQARGAVNKAFGARTVALEAERDERVLVEEAVDVTLPYDRVPAGARHPLTTLMDRIADIFVAMGYEVAEGPEVEAEWFNFDALNFTPDHPARQMQDTFFVQGPEGTEGDESGVVLRTHTSPVQARSLLERKPPVYIVCPGRVYRTDELDATHTPVFHQVELLAVDEGLTMADLKGTMDHMVQELFGEGTTTRLRPHFFPFTEPSAEMDMQCYVCRGESVGNPDRPCRTCSSEGWIELGGCGMVNPKVLIACGVDPEKYSGFAFGFGIERMLMFRHNVEDMRDMVEGDVRFTRPFGSEI